A single region of the Streptomyces sp. NBC_01262 genome encodes:
- a CDS encoding YeiH family protein, with the protein MGWSYAPPVRAVVLRHAVLLPVLPGLAAALLVAVPAALLGAALPVVGGPVFGIVAGAAAGPLLRRHLPERHLRLLLPGFAAAGKQVLQASVVVLGAGLSLGEVVRVGGESLPVMAGTLTVALGGAWALGRLLGVHREAALLIGVGTGICGASAIAAVTAVTGPAKDRVAYALGTIFTFNIAAVLLFPPLGHLLGLSQEGFGLWSGTAVNDTSSVVAASYAYGATAGAYAVVVKLTRSLMIVPVCLILQARKGRPPGRRLRQVFPLFILAFLAASAVASLGGVPASWHPQISALSAFLITVALTGIGLGLDLSQVRAAGVRPLLLGALLWLAVATTGLGLQALTGRL; encoded by the coding sequence ATGGGATGGTCCTACGCGCCGCCGGTACGGGCAGTAGTACTGCGGCACGCCGTACTACTGCCCGTACTTCCCGGCCTGGCCGCCGCCCTGCTCGTCGCCGTCCCGGCCGCCCTGCTGGGCGCTGCGCTGCCCGTCGTCGGCGGCCCCGTCTTCGGTATCGTGGCCGGCGCCGCCGCCGGGCCACTGCTCCGCCGCCACCTGCCCGAACGCCACCTGCGGCTGCTGCTGCCGGGCTTCGCGGCGGCGGGCAAACAGGTCCTGCAGGCGTCCGTCGTCGTGCTGGGGGCGGGGCTATCGCTGGGCGAGGTCGTCAGGGTCGGCGGCGAGTCGCTGCCCGTCATGGCGGGCACGCTGACCGTGGCCCTCGGCGGGGCCTGGGCGCTGGGGCGGCTGCTCGGGGTCCACCGGGAGGCGGCGCTGCTGATCGGGGTCGGCACCGGGATCTGCGGGGCCTCGGCGATCGCGGCGGTGACCGCCGTGACCGGCCCGGCCAAGGACCGGGTCGCGTACGCGCTCGGCACGATCTTCACCTTCAACATCGCCGCCGTGCTCCTGTTCCCGCCGCTGGGGCACCTGCTCGGCCTGTCCCAGGAGGGCTTCGGGCTGTGGAGCGGGACGGCGGTCAACGACACCTCGTCCGTCGTCGCCGCGTCCTACGCCTACGGGGCCACGGCGGGCGCGTACGCGGTCGTCGTCAAACTGACCCGGAGCCTCATGATCGTGCCCGTCTGCCTGATCCTCCAGGCCCGGAAGGGACGACCCCCCGGACGACGACTCCGGCAGGTGTTCCCCCTCTTCATCCTCGCCTTTCTGGCCGCCTCGGCAGTCGCCTCCCTCGGCGGCGTCCCCGCTTCCTGGCACCCCCAGATCTCGGCGCTCAGCGCCTTCCTGATCACCGTCGCCCTCACGGGCATCGGTCTCGGCCTCGACCTGTCACAGGTGCGTGCCGCCGGGGTCCGGCCCCTGCTGCTCGGCGCGCTGCTGTGGCTGGCCGTGGCGACGACCGGGCTGGGGCTCCAGGCGCTGACGGGCCGGCTGTAG